Proteins encoded together in one Balaenoptera ricei isolate mBalRic1 chromosome 2, mBalRic1.hap2, whole genome shotgun sequence window:
- the RPL10L gene encoding ribosomal protein uL16-like isoform X2 — protein sequence MGRRPARCYRYCKNKPYPKSRFCRGVPDAKIRIFDLALEAARICANKYMVKSCGKDGFHIRVRLHPLHVIRINKMLSCAGADRLQTGMRGAFGKPQGTVARVRIGQVIMSIRTKLQNKEHVIEAFHRAKFKFPGRQKIHISKKWGFTKFNADEFEDKVAKKCLIPDGCGVKYIPSRGPLDKWRALHS from the exons ATGGGACGCCGCCCCGCTCGTTGTTACCGGTATTGCAAGAATAAGCCGTATCCAAAGTCTCGCTTTTGCCGAGGTGTCCCTGATGCCAAGATCCGTATCTTTGACCTGG CCCTGGAGGCCGCCCGAATTTGTGCCAACAAGTACATGGTGAAAAGTTGTGGCAAAGATGGCTTTCACATCCGAGTGCGACTCCATCCATTACATGTTATCCGCATCAACAAGATGTTGTCCTGTGCTGGGGCTGACAGACTCCAGACAGGTATGCGAGGTGCCTTTGGAAAACCCCAGGGTACAGTGGCCAGAGTCCGCATTGGTCAAGTCATCATGTCCATCCGCACCAAGCTTCAGAACAAGGAACATGTGATTGAAGCCTTCCACAGGGCCAAGTTCAAGTTCCCTGGGCGCCAGAAGATTCATATCTCCAAGAAATGGGGCTTTACCAAGTTTAATGCTGATGAATTTGAAGACAAAGTGGCTAAGAAGTGCCTCATCCCAGATGGTTGTGGAGTCAAATACATCCCCAGCCGTGGCCCTCTGGATAAGTGGCGAGCTCTGCACTCGTGA
- the RPL10L gene encoding ribosomal protein uL16-like isoform X1, with amino-acid sequence MPAGQYTHPPFHPAHVPNPPNACVECHWIYGGDIVKECPQVLYGSRAGRWAMYIRRVRRRGNNRFFSLQRALEIPGVAMGRRPARCYRYCKNKPYPKSRFCRGVPDAKIRIFDLGRKKAKVDEFPLCGHMVSDEYEQLSSEALEAARICANKYMVKSCGKDGFHIRVRLHPLHVIRINKMLSCAGADRLQTGMRGAFGKPQGTVARVRIGQVIMSIRTKLQNKEHVIEAFHRAKFKFPGRQKIHISKKWGFTKFNADEFEDKVAKKCLIPDGCGVKYIPSRGPLDKWRALHS; translated from the coding sequence ATGCCCGCAGGCCAATATACCCACCCGCCTTTCCATCCTGCGCATGTTCCAAATCCCCCAAACGCATGCGTAGAGTGTCACTGGATCTATGGTGGGGACATTGTGAAAGAGTGTCCTCAAGTCCTCTATGGTTCCCGCGCGGGAAGATGGGCAATGTATATAAGGCGCGTGCGCAGGCGTGGAAACAACcgctttttttctcttcaacGTGCGTTAGAGATACCTGGTGTCGCCATGGGACGCCGCCCCGCTCGTTGTTACCGGTATTGCAAGAATAAGCCGTATCCAAAGTCTCGCTTTTGCCGAGGTGTCCCTGATGCCAAGATCCGTATCTTTGACCTGGGTCGGAAGAAGGCAAAAGTGGATGAGTTCCCACTCTGTGGACACATGGTGTCTGATGAGTATGAGCAGCTCTCTTCTGAAGCCCTGGAGGCCGCCCGAATTTGTGCCAACAAGTACATGGTGAAAAGTTGTGGCAAAGATGGCTTTCACATCCGAGTGCGACTCCATCCATTACATGTTATCCGCATCAACAAGATGTTGTCCTGTGCTGGGGCTGACAGACTCCAGACAGGTATGCGAGGTGCCTTTGGAAAACCCCAGGGTACAGTGGCCAGAGTCCGCATTGGTCAAGTCATCATGTCCATCCGCACCAAGCTTCAGAACAAGGAACATGTGATTGAAGCCTTCCACAGGGCCAAGTTCAAGTTCCCTGGGCGCCAGAAGATTCATATCTCCAAGAAATGGGGCTTTACCAAGTTTAATGCTGATGAATTTGAAGACAAAGTGGCTAAGAAGTGCCTCATCCCAGATGGTTGTGGAGTCAAATACATCCCCAGCCGTGGCCCTCTGGATAAGTGGCGAGCTCTGCACTCGTGA